A region of Nocardioides alkalitolerans DNA encodes the following proteins:
- a CDS encoding response regulator yields MTSVVVHIVDDDEDLRRSLVFLLESIGLQALTYPDAASFLDEHDPEEPAVLIVDVRMPTMNGFQLLERLLADGYPAPVVFCSAHGDIAMSVRALRGGAVHFLEKPYDPQQMIDVVQENLVEAEERFAARASRRDVAVRLEPLTPRERDVLRLVIDGLPSQLIARELGMSVKTVDVHRARIKAKTEADSLGALVRDVLQHQVPF; encoded by the coding sequence ATGACGTCCGTCGTGGTCCACATCGTCGACGACGACGAAGACCTGCGCCGCTCGCTCGTCTTCCTGCTCGAGTCGATCGGGCTCCAGGCGCTGACCTACCCCGACGCGGCGTCCTTCCTCGACGAGCACGACCCCGAGGAGCCCGCCGTGCTCATCGTCGACGTGCGCATGCCGACGATGAACGGCTTCCAGCTGCTCGAGCGCCTGCTCGCCGACGGCTACCCGGCGCCGGTCGTCTTCTGCTCCGCCCACGGCGACATCGCGATGTCGGTGCGTGCCCTGCGCGGCGGGGCGGTGCACTTCCTCGAGAAGCCCTACGACCCCCAGCAGATGATCGACGTCGTGCAGGAGAACCTCGTCGAGGCGGAGGAACGCTTCGCCGCCCGGGCGTCGCGCCGCGACGTCGCCGTGCGACTCGAGCCGCTGACGCCCCGCGAGCGCGACGTGCTCCGCCTCGTCATCGACGGCCTCCCGAGCCAGCTCATCGCCCGCGAGCTGGGCATGAGCGTCAAGACCGTGGACGTGCACCGCGCCCGCATCAAGGCCAAGACCGAGGCCGACAGCCTCGGCGCCCTGGTGCGCGACGTGCTGCAGCACCAGGTCCCCTTCTAG
- a CDS encoding amidase, which produces MNEHDALGAWRPWSLRDHLAAGDPAASRARAEQRYREVDPQVLAWVERTPVTEPEPAGPLAGAPLGVKDVVDLAGVPTRCGSALRADAPPATEDAAIVAAWRKAGAVPVGKTVTTEFAYFSPGPTRNPARLGHTPGGSSSGSAAAVASGQVPVAIGAQTAGSVTRPAAYCGVASLVMTPGRFPTRGVVGLSPTLDAHGVFTATVADLAHAFAALDGRPDGPPVPALPRRVLLWHPHGIGDVDVEMTAAVDRVAHLLTERGVEVDALHAGDRDRELVAAHLTVMAFEAARERPAEVAATDRLSEPLAALLRRGAGLHDEEHLAALAAADRHRRDLLDLLATYDAVIGPAALGPAPAGLRATGDPVLSRPWQVLGLPTVGIPGLRSAEGLPLGLQAVGAPGREERLLATAGGVESVVQAHARPAHPEPARGGAR; this is translated from the coding sequence GTGAACGAGCACGACGCTCTCGGCGCGTGGCGACCCTGGTCGCTGCGCGACCACCTGGCCGCGGGCGATCCTGCGGCGTCCCGCGCGCGGGCCGAGCAGCGCTACCGCGAGGTCGATCCCCAGGTGCTGGCCTGGGTGGAGCGCACGCCCGTCACCGAGCCCGAGCCCGCCGGCCCCCTCGCCGGCGCTCCCCTCGGCGTCAAGGACGTCGTCGACCTCGCCGGGGTGCCGACGCGCTGCGGCTCGGCCCTGCGGGCGGACGCCCCGCCCGCCACCGAGGACGCCGCGATCGTCGCCGCGTGGCGCAAGGCCGGCGCCGTCCCCGTCGGCAAGACCGTCACGACCGAGTTCGCCTACTTCTCCCCCGGCCCGACCCGCAACCCCGCCCGCCTCGGCCACACGCCCGGCGGCTCGTCGAGCGGGTCCGCAGCAGCGGTCGCGTCCGGGCAGGTGCCCGTCGCCATCGGCGCGCAGACGGCGGGCTCGGTGACCCGGCCCGCGGCGTACTGCGGCGTCGCCTCGCTCGTCATGACCCCCGGGCGGTTCCCCACCCGCGGCGTCGTCGGCCTCAGCCCGACGCTCGACGCCCATGGCGTCTTCACCGCCACGGTCGCCGACCTCGCCCACGCCTTCGCCGCCCTCGACGGCCGGCCTGACGGCCCCCCGGTCCCCGCCCTGCCGCGGCGGGTGCTGCTGTGGCACCCGCACGGCATCGGCGACGTCGACGTCGAGATGACCGCCGCGGTGGACCGCGTGGCACACCTCCTCACCGAGCGCGGCGTCGAGGTCGACGCGCTGCACGCCGGCGACCGCGACCGCGAGCTCGTCGCGGCCCACCTCACGGTGATGGCCTTCGAGGCCGCCCGTGAGCGCCCGGCCGAGGTCGCGGCGACCGACCGCCTGAGCGAACCGCTCGCGGCGCTCCTGCGCCGCGGTGCCGGCCTGCACGACGAGGAGCACCTCGCCGCCCTTGCCGCGGCCGACCGGCACCGGAGGGACCTGCTGGACCTGCTCGCGACGTACGACGCGGTCATCGGCCCGGCCGCCCTGGGCCCCGCGCCCGCCGGGCTCCGTGCCACCGGCGACCCCGTCCTCAGCCGCCCCTGGCAGGTGCTCGGGCTGCCGACGGTCGGGATCCCCGGCCTGCGCAGCGCCGAGGGCCTACCGCTGGGCCTGCAGGCGGTGGGCGCCCCCGGTCGCGAGGAGCGGCTGCTCGCGACCGCCGGCGGCGTGGAGTCCGTCGTTCAGGCGCACGCCCGTCCCGCCCACCCCGAACCGGCCCGAGGCGGCGCGCGATGA